CATCAAATCGCATTCCGCTTTTTATAAACCGGAGCTGAAATTAAATGGAGAATTGGATTGCCTGCAGTATTTGCTAAGTAATTTATCGGAAACATACGCTCAAGAACCTCGCCCGGTTTATTGCCTTGTGGATGAAAACCGCCACCTTCCCCTTATTTTTAACTATTTGAACGAGAATAAGTTCCCGTTCTGCCTCATTTTCTGTGATCATTCTTCCGCATTATCTGCTCAAATGGCTACGGAGATTAATTTTCAAGTTATTACACCCACGCTAAGTAAGGTATATGAAACCACTGTATAGATTAGGTTTAGTTGTCCTATCGTTAATTTTGTTTTTCATCTTCTTTTGCATCGTTTATTTGGAAGATGAAACCATTCAATTCATTGTGCTGGGTGTAATATTTCTGCTAAGCTGTTGGTCTTTTTCCGTAAAAGGAATAATAAAAAAAATTTTGCATCTCTTACCTTTTGTTTTATTGTTAGTTAGCGTTTATGTAATTTTTGCCGTTTTCCAAATTGGTAAAAGCCGGGCAGAATGGATTCATTATGGATTAACCCGAACTACTTTACTTATCAGCAGCTTACTGTTCATCCAGGTCTTAATAAACTGGCTACAGTTAAATTCCTTTTTAGATATTCCTTGGGGAATAGAAAAATTGAAATATGTTATCTTAGGTAAGATACTTTATAAACTTGCTTTCTCTTCCTATTCCGATTTGTGTTTGTTTGTGGACTGCATTCCCAGCGAACAAACCAGGTCTGCATCTTTGCCAAGAAAATTTCGGAAACGCTTGATCGTGCTTTTGGCGCTCATTATTTATGTGATCAATGAAGCAATCTTGAAGGGGGAAATGATCGATGAACGCATCTGGCATTGCCATAAAGTTCCCGCTTCCAACCCCACAAATGAAATAGAATAAAACACCTGACAAAGGAGACAAAATGAAATGGTATATTATTGTAGGACTTACAGTTATGGTAATGGTTGCTACGCTTCTGGTGCGTATCCCGGTCCCCGGTGGGGGTTATTTCAATTTAGGCGATGTAGTTATTATCTTCAGCGGACTTTTTGCTGGCTGGAAAACCGGTTTGATTGCCGGAGGAATTGGCTCCGCGCTTGCCGATTTAATCGGTTTTCCCGTTTTTGCACCCATAACTCTTATTGTTAAAGGTCTGGAAGGATTGGTCGCTGGCTTGGCAAAACCGGGCAGGAAATGGCAGCAAAATCTGTATCCTGCTTTTGCAGTTCTCATTATGATCGTCGGTTATTTTGTCGGTTGCTGGCTTTTTCCC
Above is a genomic segment from Candidatus Cloacimonas sp. containing:
- a CDS encoding transposase gives rise to the protein MKPLYRLGLVVLSLILFFIFFCIVYLEDETIQFIVLGVIFLLSCWSFSVKGIIKKILHLLPFVLLLVSVYVIFAVFQIGKSRAEWIHYGLTRTTLLISSLLFIQVLINWLQLNSFLDIPWGIEKLKYVILGKILYKLAFSSYSDLCLFVDCIPSEQTRSASLPRKFRKRLIVLLALIIYVINEAILKGEMIDERIWHCHKVPASNPTNEIE
- a CDS encoding ECF transporter S component, which produces MKWYIIVGLTVMVMVATLLVRIPVPGGGYFNLGDVVIIFSGLFAGWKTGLIAGGIGSALADLIGFPVFAPITLIVKGLEGLVAGLAKPGRKWQQNLYPAFAVLIMIVGYFVGCWLFPNLGLAVAITDLPVNLVQAAAGYFGGKALFIAYTKISHS